One Dietzia sp. JS16-p6b genomic window carries:
- a CDS encoding HAD family phosphatase codes for MDHDGIDAVLFDLDGVITPTAEKHMQAWKRMFTAYFADRGIAPYSDSDYFHYIDGKPRVEGIASMLAARGITLPEGDDEDSPDADTINGLGQRKNIVFRELLDEGIEPYPGSVAYLDALDAAGIASCVVSSSKNARPVLEAAGLLDRFEVIVDGLMAQADRIPGKPRPDTYLRAAELLGVPAGRCAVIEDAVSGVQAGAAGGFARVVGVDRGAGREVLLREGADIVVDDLADLIPGLTEARS; via the coding sequence ATGGACCATGACGGCATCGATGCTGTGCTCTTCGACCTCGACGGGGTCATCACCCCGACCGCCGAGAAGCACATGCAGGCGTGGAAGCGGATGTTCACCGCCTACTTCGCCGACCGCGGGATCGCCCCGTACTCGGACTCCGACTACTTCCACTACATCGACGGCAAACCCCGCGTGGAGGGTATCGCGTCGATGCTCGCCGCGCGCGGCATCACCCTCCCCGAGGGCGACGACGAGGACTCGCCCGACGCGGACACGATCAACGGCCTGGGTCAGCGCAAGAACATCGTCTTCCGCGAGCTGCTCGACGAGGGGATCGAGCCCTACCCGGGGTCGGTCGCCTACCTCGACGCCCTCGACGCCGCCGGGATCGCCTCCTGCGTGGTCTCCAGTTCCAAGAACGCACGCCCCGTGCTCGAGGCGGCCGGATTGCTGGACCGTTTCGAGGTCATCGTCGACGGCCTGATGGCCCAGGCGGATCGGATCCCCGGCAAGCCCCGCCCGGACACCTACCTTCGGGCCGCAGAACTGCTGGGCGTGCCCGCGGGCCGTTGCGCGGTGATCGAGGACGCCGTCTCGGGCGTGCAGGCCGGCGCCGCCGGCGGGTTCGCGCGCGTCGTCGGTGTGGATCGCGGTGCGGGGCGTGAGGTACTGCTCCGAGAGGGTGCGGACATCGTCGTCGACGACCTGGCGGACCTCATCCCCGGGCTCACGGAGGCACGGTCATGA
- the lpdA gene encoding dihydrolipoyl dehydrogenase: MADTHYDLIVLGAGPGGYVAAIRASQLGLKVAVIEEKYWGGVCLNVGCIPSKALLRNAELANTVLREAKTYGISGDVSFDFGAAYDRSRKVSEGIVKGVHFLMKKNKITEIDGFGSFTDDKTIEVDGTAYTFDNCIIATGSVVKTLPGIELSENVVDYEDQILSRELPDSVVIVGAGAIGMEFAYVMANYGVEVTIVEYMDGLLPNEDAEVSKEIAKHYKKLGVKVLTGHKTTKVTDNGDSVEVEVEKNGDEGKAQTLTVDKVLMAVGFAPRVEGYGLENTGVELTDRGAIAIDDHMRTNVEGIYALGDVTAKLQLAHVAEAQGVVAAETMAGAPTQTLGDYRMMPRATFCQPQVASFGLTEAQARDEGYDVKVGKFPFSANGKAQGLGHAVGFVKIVADATHGELLGGHLIGPDVSELLPELTLAQMWDLTAEDVARNVHTHPTLSEAMKEAIEGVSGHMINL; the protein is encoded by the coding sequence GTGGCTGACACTCATTACGACCTCATCGTCCTCGGCGCGGGCCCCGGTGGCTACGTCGCCGCAATCCGCGCCTCCCAGCTCGGCCTCAAAGTGGCCGTGATCGAGGAGAAGTACTGGGGCGGGGTATGCCTCAACGTCGGGTGCATCCCCTCCAAGGCGCTTCTCCGCAACGCCGAGCTGGCCAACACGGTGCTGCGTGAGGCCAAGACCTACGGCATCTCCGGTGATGTGTCCTTCGACTTCGGCGCGGCCTACGACCGCAGCCGGAAGGTCTCCGAGGGCATCGTCAAGGGTGTCCACTTCCTCATGAAGAAGAACAAGATCACCGAGATCGACGGCTTCGGCAGCTTCACCGACGACAAGACGATCGAGGTCGACGGCACCGCGTACACCTTCGACAACTGCATCATCGCCACCGGCTCCGTGGTCAAGACGCTCCCCGGAATCGAGTTGAGCGAGAACGTGGTGGACTACGAGGACCAGATCCTCTCCCGCGAGCTCCCGGACTCGGTCGTGATCGTGGGTGCGGGCGCGATCGGCATGGAGTTCGCCTACGTCATGGCCAACTACGGCGTCGAGGTGACGATCGTCGAATACATGGACGGCCTCCTGCCGAACGAGGACGCCGAGGTCTCCAAGGAGATCGCCAAGCACTACAAGAAGCTCGGGGTGAAGGTCCTCACCGGCCACAAGACCACCAAGGTCACCGACAACGGCGACTCGGTCGAGGTCGAGGTCGAGAAGAACGGCGACGAGGGCAAGGCCCAGACGCTGACCGTGGACAAGGTGCTGATGGCCGTGGGATTCGCGCCCCGCGTCGAGGGTTACGGGCTCGAGAACACCGGCGTGGAGCTCACCGACCGCGGCGCCATCGCGATCGACGACCACATGCGGACCAATGTCGAGGGCATCTACGCGCTCGGCGACGTCACGGCCAAGCTGCAGCTGGCCCACGTGGCCGAGGCGCAGGGCGTCGTGGCGGCGGAGACCATGGCCGGCGCGCCGACCCAGACGCTGGGCGACTACCGGATGATGCCCCGCGCCACCTTCTGTCAGCCGCAAGTGGCCTCCTTCGGGCTCACCGAGGCGCAGGCCCGGGACGAGGGGTACGACGTCAAGGTGGGCAAGTTCCCGTTCTCGGCCAACGGCAAGGCCCAGGGCCTCGGCCACGCGGTCGGGTTCGTCAAGATCGTGGCCGACGCGACGCACGGTGAGCTGCTCGGCGGGCACCTCATCGGCCCCGACGTCTCCGAGCTGCTGCCCGAGCTGACGCTGGCCCAGATGTGGGACCTCACCGCCGAGGACGTGGCGCGCAACGTGCACACCCACCCGACGCTGTCGGAGGCCATGAAGGAGGCCATCGAGGGCGTCAGCGGGCACATGATCAACCTGTAG
- a CDS encoding prolyl oligopeptidase family protein, which yields MTSPVSPDNSPASADPYLHLEDVDSAEALEWVRVRSDRTVADLASGPEAEAAYARALEILDATDRIAWPVLRGRYAYTFWRDADHPRGLWRRVPWSVLVSGAPGVNHPAWDTLVDVDTLAAEEGVNWVYSGAVVRRPADDRALLRLSRGGADAVEVREFDLTTRRFVPESEGGFRLSEAKSSVSWVDRDTLLLSSPLDPEGSDATDSGYPRLARVWHRGSDPLDAPVIFSGRTQDVAVGASYDLTSGRYTASRAPDFHSSEEWFWSPGVDPATTAPRRIPVPEDCRVSSCGDWLLLRPRTDLEVAGRSHPGGSVLVVPWSAVDADPSRLPEPVVLFSPTPSTTVEDVTWGRGRILLTILDDTESRLEAYAIPGSADGAWEPRPVEGLPDHVSVDVLSCDRLSGRGDVGGDDEDDGNERPHPDDAVLAVSGPIVPPSLVLLRADGTTTTLGSTPDRFDATGIEVSRHTAVSDDGTSVPYTVMRGPGPDGPRPTILYGYGGFEVAMRPSYAALRGALWLAGGGAYVVAGIRGGGEYGPSWHQSAVRENRPRAFEDFAAVARALVTTGVTTRDQLGATGGSNGGLLMGVMLTRYPELFGALAIAVPLLDMRRYHLLLAGASWMAEYGDPDSDDWDDFLGAYSPYQHVRPATEGPYPPVLMTTSTRDDRVHPGHARKMTAALEAAGHEVAYYENVEGGHAGAADNSQEARKAVLTYEFFRRRLPRRPQVG from the coding sequence ATGACCTCACCCGTATCGCCCGACAACTCACCCGCGTCAGCCGACCCGTACCTGCACCTCGAGGACGTCGATTCGGCCGAGGCTCTCGAGTGGGTCCGGGTACGTAGCGACCGCACCGTCGCGGACCTGGCCTCCGGCCCGGAGGCCGAGGCCGCCTACGCGCGCGCCCTCGAGATCCTCGACGCCACCGACCGCATCGCGTGGCCGGTCCTGCGGGGCCGGTACGCCTACACCTTCTGGCGGGATGCCGACCATCCCCGCGGGCTGTGGCGACGGGTGCCGTGGTCCGTGCTGGTCAGTGGCGCTCCGGGCGTCAATCACCCGGCCTGGGACACCCTCGTGGACGTGGACACCCTGGCGGCGGAGGAAGGGGTCAACTGGGTCTATTCGGGAGCGGTGGTCCGGCGTCCCGCCGACGACAGGGCGCTGCTTCGGCTCTCACGCGGGGGCGCGGACGCGGTGGAGGTCCGCGAGTTCGACCTGACCACCCGCCGGTTCGTCCCCGAGTCCGAAGGCGGGTTCCGACTGTCGGAGGCCAAGAGTTCGGTGTCCTGGGTGGACCGGGACACGCTGCTGCTGTCCTCACCGCTGGACCCGGAGGGATCGGACGCCACCGACTCCGGCTACCCGCGCCTGGCGAGGGTGTGGCACCGCGGGTCCGACCCGCTCGACGCCCCGGTCATCTTCTCCGGGCGGACGCAGGACGTGGCGGTGGGGGCCTCGTACGACCTCACTTCGGGCCGGTACACGGCCAGTCGCGCCCCGGACTTCCACTCCTCCGAGGAATGGTTCTGGTCCCCGGGGGTCGATCCCGCCACCACGGCGCCCCGCCGGATTCCGGTGCCCGAGGACTGTCGGGTGAGTTCCTGCGGGGACTGGTTGCTGCTGCGCCCGCGCACCGACCTCGAGGTCGCGGGCCGATCCCACCCCGGCGGTTCGGTCCTCGTGGTGCCGTGGTCCGCCGTCGACGCCGATCCCTCGCGACTGCCCGAGCCCGTCGTGCTGTTCTCCCCCACCCCCTCCACGACGGTCGAGGACGTGACCTGGGGCCGGGGCCGGATCCTGCTGACGATCCTCGACGACACCGAGTCCCGTCTCGAGGCGTACGCGATCCCCGGGTCGGCGGACGGGGCCTGGGAGCCCCGTCCGGTCGAAGGGCTACCGGACCACGTGTCGGTGGACGTGCTGTCCTGCGACCGCCTGTCCGGCCGGGGCGACGTCGGGGGCGACGACGAGGATGACGGGAACGAGCGCCCCCACCCCGATGACGCCGTCCTGGCGGTCTCCGGTCCGATCGTCCCGCCCTCGCTGGTGTTACTCCGCGCGGACGGCACCACCACCACACTCGGGTCCACCCCCGACCGTTTCGACGCCACCGGCATCGAGGTCTCCCGTCACACGGCTGTGAGTGACGACGGCACCTCGGTGCCGTACACCGTGATGCGGGGCCCCGGGCCCGACGGGCCCAGACCGACCATCCTCTACGGCTACGGCGGTTTCGAGGTGGCGATGCGACCGTCGTACGCGGCCCTGCGCGGGGCGCTCTGGCTCGCCGGAGGGGGCGCCTACGTGGTGGCGGGGATCCGGGGCGGCGGCGAGTACGGGCCCTCGTGGCATCAGTCCGCCGTCCGGGAGAACCGGCCCCGCGCGTTCGAGGACTTCGCGGCCGTCGCCCGGGCCCTCGTGACCACCGGGGTCACCACCCGCGACCAGCTGGGGGCGACCGGCGGATCCAACGGTGGCCTGCTCATGGGCGTCATGCTGACCCGATACCCGGAACTGTTCGGGGCCCTCGCGATCGCGGTCCCGCTCCTGGACATGCGGCGCTACCACCTGTTGCTCGCCGGCGCGTCCTGGATGGCCGAGTACGGCGACCCCGACTCGGACGACTGGGACGATTTCCTGGGCGCCTACTCGCCGTACCAGCACGTCCGACCGGCCACCGAGGGCCCGTACCCCCCGGTCCTCATGACCACCTCGACCCGGGACGACCGCGTGCACCCGGGCCACGCCCGCAAGATGACGGCCGCGCTCGAGGCGGCCGGGCACGAGGTCGCGTACTACGAGAACGTCGAGGGCGGCCACGCCGGCGCCGCCGACAATTCGCAGGAGGCCCGGAAGGCGGTGCTCACGTACGAGTTCTTCAGGCGTCGGCTGCCTCGTCGTCCCCAGGTGGGCTGA
- a CDS encoding alpha/beta fold hydrolase, translated as MTKTDDPRRTELRHTDGSTSPLLMVESAVPGSTRPAVLVLPGIAVGARYYLPLARALAAAGVYVAITELRGQGESTHRIGRGGGAAGYHESAAEDVPLALDAMQREFGARRVVLLGHSMGAQIGVYHLARRDPRVVGLVAVAAQSPFHRGYPRRIGRRLRLGSILLPTIGWLAGHVPGRFFGASGRIPADRISDWSRLAARGDMQPARADLDYREGLTRVTVPALSVVIADDPLAPESAARGLLAMLPAARTCLEVEPEALGHNTWARTPAQVVARVLAWMDREVALSPPGDDEAADA; from the coding sequence ATGACCAAGACGGACGACCCGCGCCGTACCGAGCTTCGCCACACCGATGGCAGCACGAGCCCGCTGCTCATGGTGGAGTCCGCCGTCCCGGGAAGCACCAGGCCCGCCGTCCTGGTGCTTCCAGGCATCGCGGTCGGCGCCAGGTATTACCTGCCGCTGGCCAGGGCGTTGGCCGCGGCCGGGGTGTACGTGGCGATCACTGAACTGAGGGGCCAGGGCGAGAGTACCCACCGCATCGGCCGCGGCGGGGGAGCGGCCGGGTACCACGAGAGTGCCGCCGAGGACGTTCCGCTCGCGCTGGACGCGATGCAGCGCGAGTTCGGGGCGCGGCGGGTGGTGCTGCTGGGCCACAGCATGGGCGCGCAGATCGGGGTGTACCACCTGGCGCGGCGCGATCCCCGGGTGGTGGGCCTGGTGGCGGTGGCGGCGCAGTCCCCGTTCCACCGCGGGTACCCCCGGCGCATCGGACGGCGTCTGCGATTGGGCTCGATCCTCCTGCCCACCATCGGATGGCTGGCGGGACACGTCCCGGGACGGTTCTTCGGCGCGAGCGGTCGGATCCCGGCCGACCGCATCAGTGACTGGTCCCGTCTCGCGGCCCGGGGCGACATGCAGCCGGCGCGCGCCGATCTCGACTACCGGGAGGGCCTGACCCGCGTCACGGTCCCGGCGCTGTCGGTGGTGATCGCCGACGACCCACTCGCCCCCGAGAGCGCCGCTCGTGGGCTGCTGGCGATGCTCCCCGCCGCCCGGACCTGCCTCGAGGTGGAGCCGGAGGCGCTGGGCCACAACACGTGGGCGCGCACACCCGCGCAGGTGGTCGCCCGGGTGCTGGCCTGGATGGACCGGGAGGTGGCGCTCAGCCCACCTGGGGACGACGAGGCAGCCGACGCCTGA
- a CDS encoding alpha/beta hydrolase family protein, with the protein MRSVKSGRLGTKVAAATIAAAMVPVVATGTAQAQGGNIQYTKATAQNKVVETQLPDGRLIVSVWSDKMAIEVPNIVQRPRDGNNGAPVLYLVNGAGGGEDSATWQAQSDVRAFMSDKDVWTVTPIGGAFSYYTDWQRHDPNVQTRYARETDRPMAFETYLAQELPTLFEGRYGGNYPNRKRSLAAISMTATSVLTIAQNHPGRFQAIGSYSGCAETSTPIGYQFINIVTGMRGGANLDNMWGPYPGPGWVANDPVAQAPKFVAQRDNGTLPAMFISTGNGLPGPHESLENWRLRNSIPALANQAIVGGIIEAATQYCTANLARRFAELQIPAQFDFAPNGTHSWGYWQDDLKQSWPMMAQAMNARYGPI; encoded by the coding sequence ATGCGTTCAGTCAAGAGCGGTCGGTTGGGCACCAAGGTCGCTGCGGCGACCATCGCCGCGGCCATGGTCCCCGTCGTTGCCACGGGCACGGCCCAGGCACAGGGTGGAAACATCCAGTACACCAAGGCCACCGCCCAGAACAAGGTCGTCGAGACCCAGCTCCCCGACGGTCGACTGATCGTCTCGGTGTGGTCGGACAAGATGGCCATCGAGGTCCCGAACATCGTGCAGCGCCCGCGTGACGGGAACAACGGCGCGCCGGTGCTCTACCTCGTCAACGGCGCCGGTGGTGGAGAGGACTCGGCCACCTGGCAGGCGCAGTCGGACGTCCGGGCCTTCATGTCGGACAAGGACGTCTGGACCGTCACCCCGATCGGTGGAGCCTTCTCCTACTACACGGACTGGCAGCGCCACGACCCCAACGTCCAGACCCGCTACGCCCGCGAGACCGACCGCCCGATGGCGTTCGAGACCTACCTCGCCCAGGAGCTCCCGACCCTCTTCGAGGGCCGGTACGGCGGCAACTACCCGAACCGCAAGCGCAGCCTCGCCGCGATCTCCATGACCGCCACATCGGTCCTGACGATCGCCCAGAACCACCCCGGCCGGTTCCAGGCCATCGGCTCGTACTCGGGATGTGCCGAGACCTCGACCCCGATCGGCTACCAGTTCATCAATATCGTCACCGGCATGCGTGGCGGGGCGAACCTCGACAACATGTGGGGGCCCTACCCCGGTCCGGGCTGGGTGGCCAACGACCCGGTCGCCCAGGCGCCCAAGTTCGTCGCCCAGCGCGACAACGGCACCCTTCCGGCCATGTTCATCTCCACCGGCAACGGCCTGCCCGGGCCGCACGAATCCCTGGAGAACTGGCGCCTGCGCAACAGCATCCCGGCTCTGGCCAACCAGGCGATCGTCGGCGGCATCATCGAGGCGGCCACGCAGTACTGCACGGCCAACCTCGCACGCCGGTTCGCCGAGCTGCAGATCCCGGCCCAGTTCGACTTCGCGCCCAACGGCACGCACTCGTGGGGCTACTGGCAGGACGACCTCAAGCAGTCCTGGCCGATGATGGCCCAGGCGATGAACGCGCGCTACGGCCCGATCTGA
- the groL gene encoding chaperonin GroEL (60 kDa chaperone family; promotes refolding of misfolded polypeptides especially under stressful conditions; forms two stacked rings of heptamers to form a barrel-shaped 14mer; ends can be capped by GroES; misfolded proteins enter the barrel where they are refolded when GroES binds) produces the protein MAKMIAFDEEARRGLESGLNQLADAVKVTLGPKGRNVVLEKKWGAPTITNDGVSIAKEIELEDPYEKIGAELVKEVAKKTDDVAGDGTTTATVLAQALVREGLRNVAAGANPMGIKRGIEKAVEAVTAHLIDSAKEIETKEQIAATAGISAADPAIGELIAQAMDKVGKEGVITVEESQTFGLDLELTEGMRFDKGYISQYFMTDPERQEAVMEDPYVLLVSGKVSTVKDLLPLLEKVIGEGKSLLIIAEDVEGEALSTLVVNKIRGTFKSVAVKAPGFGDRRKAMLQDIAILTGGQVISEEVGLSLETADISMLGKARKVVVTKDETTIVEGSGDQAQIEGRVNQIRAEIENSDSDYDREKLQERLAKLAGGVAVIKAGAATEVELKERKHRIEDAVRNAKAAVEEGIVAGGGVALVKSEVAVDGLSLEGEEATGAKIVKFALSAPLKQIAFNAGLEPGVVAEKVRSLPGAQGLNAATGEYQDLLEAGINDPVKVTRSALQNAASIAALFLTTEAVVADKPEPAAPAMPGGDEMGGMGF, from the coding sequence ATGGCAAAGATGATCGCGTTCGATGAAGAGGCCCGCCGCGGCTTGGAGAGCGGTCTCAACCAGCTCGCCGACGCCGTGAAGGTCACGCTCGGCCCCAAGGGGCGCAACGTCGTGCTGGAGAAGAAGTGGGGCGCCCCCACGATCACCAACGACGGCGTCTCCATCGCCAAGGAGATCGAGCTCGAGGACCCGTACGAGAAGATCGGTGCGGAGCTCGTCAAGGAGGTCGCCAAGAAGACCGACGACGTCGCGGGCGACGGCACCACCACCGCCACCGTCCTGGCCCAGGCACTCGTGCGCGAGGGCCTGCGCAACGTGGCCGCCGGTGCCAACCCCATGGGCATCAAGCGCGGGATCGAGAAGGCCGTCGAGGCCGTCACCGCGCACCTGATCGACTCCGCCAAGGAGATCGAGACCAAGGAGCAGATCGCCGCGACCGCCGGCATCTCCGCCGCCGACCCGGCGATCGGCGAGCTCATCGCGCAGGCGATGGACAAGGTCGGCAAGGAGGGCGTGATCACGGTCGAGGAGTCCCAGACCTTCGGCCTGGATCTCGAGCTCACCGAGGGTATGCGCTTCGACAAGGGCTACATCTCGCAGTACTTCATGACGGATCCCGAGCGCCAGGAGGCGGTCATGGAGGATCCGTACGTCCTGCTGGTCTCGGGCAAGGTCTCCACCGTCAAGGACCTCCTCCCGCTGCTGGAGAAGGTCATCGGCGAGGGCAAGTCCCTGCTCATCATCGCCGAGGACGTCGAGGGTGAGGCGCTGTCCACCCTCGTCGTCAACAAGATCCGCGGAACCTTCAAGTCCGTCGCCGTGAAGGCTCCGGGCTTCGGCGACCGGCGCAAGGCCATGCTGCAGGACATCGCGATCCTCACCGGCGGGCAGGTCATCTCCGAGGAGGTCGGCCTGTCGCTCGAGACCGCTGACATCTCGATGCTCGGCAAGGCGCGCAAGGTCGTCGTGACCAAGGACGAGACCACCATCGTCGAGGGCTCGGGAGACCAGGCCCAGATCGAGGGACGGGTCAACCAGATCCGCGCCGAGATCGAGAACTCCGACTCGGATTACGATCGGGAGAAGCTCCAGGAGCGTCTCGCGAAGCTCGCCGGCGGCGTCGCCGTGATCAAGGCGGGCGCCGCCACCGAGGTCGAGCTCAAGGAGCGCAAGCACCGCATCGAGGACGCGGTCCGCAACGCCAAGGCCGCGGTCGAGGAGGGCATCGTCGCCGGCGGCGGCGTCGCCCTGGTCAAGTCCGAGGTCGCCGTCGACGGCCTGTCCCTCGAGGGCGAGGAGGCCACCGGCGCGAAGATCGTCAAGTTCGCGCTGAGCGCCCCGCTCAAGCAGATCGCCTTCAACGCCGGCCTCGAGCCCGGCGTCGTGGCGGAGAAGGTCCGCAGCCTCCCGGGTGCCCAGGGCCTCAACGCGGCCACCGGCGAGTACCAGGACCTGCTGGAGGCCGGCATCAACGACCCGGTCAAGGTGACCCGCTCCGCGCTGCAGAACGCCGCCTCCATCGCGGCGCTCTTCCTCACCACGGAGGCCGTCGTGGCCGACAAGCCCGAGCCCGCCGCGCCCGCGATGCCGGGTGGCGACGAGATGGGTGGCATGGGCTTCTAG